TGGCGTCAGCAAGCCTGCCAAAATTGACAGTAAAGTTGTCTTTCCTGATCCGGATGGTCCCATTAATAGTTGAATATCACCAGGAGAGACTTCTAAATCAATTCCTTTAAGGACTTGAAAGCAATCGCGTCCCGATTTGAAAGCCATCTCAACACCTTTTGTCAAGATTGCTTTTGTTTTACGTTGGTTCGTTGGTTTTATTGATGTGGGATCAACCAGGGTACGGCTTGTTATAGACACAATAGGCTTACTTCAAGAATTGTTCAGAACTGAGACTACTTCAATGTATTCAGTTTTAAGGATCTTAATAGTATTAGACGCTGCTCGCCACAAAAAAGATTCTACTAATAGGAACAAATTTAGGAGTGAGCAGCGAGGGTGAGGAGTGAGTGTTGAGTTTTGTTCGCGAAGAAAGTGCCGGAGGCATTTATTAAAAGAATTTTGCATTTTGAGTGCTGAGTTACGAAAATTCTTCAATTCAAAACTCAAAATTCAAAACCAATCACTCACCCCTCTCAACAATAACGTTTACGTCAAAGATAGACGGGTAATACTCCTTCATGATTACGGCTGTTCCCACTGTGGGAGTTGTTTGTCCAAAGTTACATTAAACATAACTACATAAAAGTTTATGTAAGGGTAAATGACCCTACTTAAACAGCTCGGTAAAGGAAACCACGATGTTTGAATACTTTACAGATAAAGCCATCAAGGTAATCATGCTATCCCAGGAAGAAACACGTCGCCTGGGACACAACTTGGTAGGAACCGAGCAGATTCTTTTAGGCTTGATTGGAGAAGGTACGGGAGTAGCAGCAAAAGTGCTGACCGAGCTGGGAGTATCCCTCCAAGATGCACGCACAGAAGTAGAAAAAATTATCGGTAGGGGAGATCGATTTGTCCCTACTGAACTTCCTTTCACTCCCAAAGTCAAGCGTGTTTTTGAGCAAGCCCTAGCTGAAGCTCGGCAACTCGGAAACAACTATATTGATACAGAACACATTTTGTTAGGATTACTCCGCGAAGGCGACGGAGTAGCAGCGAAAGTCCTCAGTAATTTGGGTATTCACCCAGAGCAAATTCGCACCGCAGTTATCAAAAAACATGGAGAGGTAGCGGCAGTTTCTGTCGGTAGTACTGAACGTCGCAGCGGTCGGACTGCAAGTAAAACAGCAATTTTAGACGAATTTAGCACTAACTTAACAAAGCTTGCTGCAGAAGGTAAGCTTGATCCTGTTGTTGGACGCGAGAAAGAAATTGAACGCGCGATTCAGATTCTTGGACGTCGCACGAAGAATAACCCCGTGTTAATCGGTGAACCTGGTGTTGGGAAAACTGCGATCGCCGAAGGACTCGCCCAACGGATTGTTGCCCAAAACGTTCCTGATATCTTAGAAGATCGCCAAGTCGTCAGCTTAGATATGGGCTTACTAATTGCTGGTACGCGCTTTAGAGGTGACTTTGAGGAACGCATCAAAGCCATCATGGATGAAATTCGCGCTGCGGGTAATATTATCTTAGTGATTGACGAAATTCACACTTTGATTGGTACTGGTGGTGTTGAAGGTGGTATGGATGCAGCAAACATCCTCAAGCCAGCACTAGCCCGTGGTGAACTGCAGTGTCTTGGTGCAACTACTTTAGACGAATACCGCAAGCACATCGAACGCGATGCAGCACTTGAGCGTCGTTTCCAGCCGATTATGGTTGGCGAACCTTCGGTAGATGAAACGATTGAGATTCTGCACGGTTTACGTGGTACTTACGAACAATATCACCGCGTTAAGATTACTGATGTTGCGCTACAAGCCGCTGCGAAGCTATCAGATCGTTATATTAGCGATCGCTTCTTACCTGATAAAGCCATCGACTTGATTGATGAAGCTGGTTCGCGTGTCCGCTTAAGACACTCCCAAGTATCTGCAACTAGTGAACTCAAGCGCGAATTAGTACAAGTATCGCGCGATAAAGAAGCCGCCGTTAGAGCACAAGACTTTGATAAAGCCGGACAACTACGCGATCGCGAGTTAGAACTCGAAACCCAAATCAAAGCGATTTCTGAAAATCATAACAAAGACGTCAACACTCCTGCTGTTGATGAAGAGGACATCGCACAAATCGTTGCTTCGTGGACTGGTGTACCTGTCAATAAGCTGACCGAAACCGAATCTGAGTTGCTGTTGCACTTAGAAGACACCCTACATCAGCGGATTATCGGTCAACAAGAAGCTGTCACCGCAGTTTCAAGAGCAATTCGCCGTGCGAGAGTTGGCTTGAAGAATCCCGATCGCCCGATTGCTAGCTTTATCTTCTCAGGTCCTACCGGAGTTGGTAAAACCGAATTAACCAAGGCGCTTGCTTCCTATTTCTTTGGTTCAGAAGAAGCGATGATTCGCCTCGATATGTCCGAGTTTATGGAACGCCACACAGTTTCCAAACTGATTGGTTCACCTCCAGGATACGTTGGCTACGACGAAGGCGGACAACTCACAGAAGCAGTACGTCGCAGACCTTACACCGTAGTGCTATTCGACGAAATCGAGAAAGCACACCCTGATGTCTTCAACATGATGTTGCAAATCATGGACGATGGTCGCTTGACTGATGCCAAAGGTCGTACAGTAGACTTCAAAAACACGCTACTGATCATGACTTCCAACATTGGTTCGCGAGTGATCGAAAAAGGTGGTGGTGGTATCGGTTTCGAGATTGCTAACAGTCAAAGTGAGTCTAGCTACAATCGCATTCGCAATCTTGTGAATGAAGACCTCAAACAACACTTCCGTCCTGAGTTCCTCAACCGCGTAGATGACATTATTGTCTTCCGTCAGTTGACTAAACCAGAAATTACACAAATCGCTGACATCCTATTAGGTGAAGTTTCCACCCGCTTGGTAGAACAAGGAATTGAACTCAATGTAACCGCTAAGTTCAAAGATCGCGTAGTTCAAGAAGGTTACAACCCCAGCTACGGTGCAAGACCATTACGTCGCGCAATTATGCGACTGCTTGAAGATAGCCTAGCTGAAGCAATGCTAGCAGGTTCAATCAAAATCGGAGACACAGCCATTGTTGATGTTGACGATCGCGGTGAAGTGAAGATAGAAAAAGCAGCCAACAAAGAGTTACTACTATCTTCCGTCAGCTAATCACCTAGCTTATCCCAAACCCCTAGCAATCACGCTGGGGGATTTTTTTTATCTGACAGTTGCGATCCCCGCCAACTTTCCCAATCACCTTTGTGCTCTTTGTGCCTTTGTGGTTCGTTAAAGTAAAGAATATTCCGGTTACGTTAATCATGACCCTGCTACTATGAGCAAACGAGATCTCAAGTCTGGGAAATTTGTGACTGATTCTGAGCCAGTGATCAGTAAGCCAATCAGCATTCGTCTTCCACCAAGTTTAGAAGCCGAACTACGAGCCGTTGCGGGCGATGCGGTTGCGCCTTGGATTCGAGAAGCGATCGCGGAAAAATTGGCAAGAGACAAACATTAGCGGACTAGTGCACCCACGTCTACGTGGTAAAATTATGATCGCAAACGCCCAGCAATTTTCTAGAATCATTTAGTGCAGATTTGAAGCGTTATACCGATGCAATGAACAGTATAACGACTCGAATTAATGGTGTCATTGCGACAAGTAATCAAGACAGCCAAGAAACAAATTCTCGACTTGCTGCGATTCAAAGACAAGTGAGTGCGATCGCGCAACACTTAGGTGTTAACTAATTTGCTTGACAAGAAAAAGCGCCCCCGTGAAAGAGCGCTCATTAAGCAATCATAGAAGACAAACTTTTAAGACAATTTAGCTGTTAATTGCAGGTGCAGTCATTGCAACTGGTACTGCTTCTCCTGTAGCTAAATCAAGTGGGAAATTATGTGCATTGCGTTCGTGCATCACTTCCATACCCAAGTTGGCGCGATTCAACACATCAGCCCAAGTACTAATCACACGTCCTTGCGAGTCCAGAACCGACTGATTGAAGTTGAAACCGTTCAAGTTAAACGCCATAGTACTGATACCCAGAGCAGTAAACCAGATACCAACTACGGGCCAAGCTGCAAGGAAAAAGTGAAGCGTACGACTGTTTGCTGTGGTTCCTAAGATAACCTCGTTTGTGCGTCCAACTAGGCGACCAAAGTAGCCGTGAGCAGCAACGATATTGTAAGTCTCTTCTTCTTGCCCAAACTTGTAGCCGTAACTTTGAGACTCAATTTCAGTCGTTTCGCGTACCAGAGTTGAGGTGACGAGTGAGCCGTGCATTGCACTAAACAGCGCACCACCGAATACACCTGCTACTCCCAGTTGATGGAAAGGGTGCATCAAGATGTTGTGTTCTGCTTGAAACACCAACATGAAATTGAAAGTACCACTGATCCCTAAAGGCATTCCATCCGAGAAACTTCCTTGACCGATAGGGTAAATCAAGAATACTGCGGTAGCAGCGGCGACAGGTGCAGAGTAAGCAACAGCAATCCACGGACGCATCCCTAGACGGTAGCTGAGTTCCCACTCGCGTCCCATGTAGCAGAATACGCCAATGAGAAAGTGGAAAATCACCAGTTGGTAAGGACCACCGTTATACAGCCACTCATCTAAACTTGCAGCTTCCCAAATTGGATAAAAATGCAAGCCGATCGCATTCGAGGACGGTACAACTGCACCAGAAATAATATTGTTGCCATACAACAGCGAACCTGCAACAGGCTCTCGAATTCCGTCAATATCAACGGGTGGCGCAGCAATAAAAGCAATGATGAAACAGGTGGTTGCAGCAAGTAATGTTGGAATCATGAGAACACCAAACCAGCCTACATAAAGGCGATTATCGGTGCTAGTGACCCAATTGCAGAACTGCTCCCACAGATTCGCGTCGCGTCTCTGTAGAGTTGTGGTCATGATGTTGGATGATGACGTTAAAGTGGAGAGTCAGTTCTCTATTTTAATTAATTAACTGACCTGTTAGTTAATATGCCGCAATAAACTTTTTTTGTCAACACCTAAGTGTGTTTTAGCGATCAAAAAGTCTCAAAGCTTTGACGGAAAAGCATTTCAGCACCTATGATCGAACAGGATGATACGTTAATGGTGTAAAAAAGTCGTAGTGGTCACTAAAGCAGGAAAAGCAGCCAAACAGGTTCGAGATGCAGAGGCGACGAGAACAGCAATCCTCGATGCAGCTGAAGCAGAATTTGCACAGTACGGTTTAAATGCGGCGAAGACGGAAGAGATTGCTGCGAAGACAGGCGTTACTAAGGCGATGATTTACTACTACTTCAAAAGTAAAGAAGATCTCTATGTCGCTGTGTTGGAGCGGATATTTTTTGGTAGGTACATGGATTCGATTCAACCAGAGGAACTCGAACAGTTATCGCCTGAAGAAGCACTAGAAAAGCTCATCCGGCGACAAATCGCTACTGACTTTCATCATCCGCATCTCAACCCGATTCAGATTCATGAAGCGTTGCAAAATCAAGGCAAGTATTACAAACACGTTCTCAGTAGCGATCGCGCACAGCAAGTCTTTGGTATTGTTACAAAAATTCTAGAACGCGGAATGGCAGAAGGATGTTTCCGCAAACTTCATCCACAGCATACTGTGATGAATATCTTGGGAGCTTGTAATTTCTACTTTACTGCCTACGAGAACTTTAAGTATCTTTGGCAAGAAGCACCCTTACTAAGTCCAGAAATGGTAGAAGAACACTCTCAAGAAGTTGTGAATCTAATTCTTGCTGGTGTCAGAAATACAAAAGATAAATAGCTATAAGTATGATATTTTTTTTAGCTGCTTATCAACTTTATAAATAAACTTATCATCATTTTTAATACGTAGCGCTCGCTTTCTGTAAGGATACTCAATTCTTGAATTTATTAATAAACTCTAATTACGAAAATTACTACTGACAATTGCTGTTTTGAAGATGCGATCGCCTCTAACAAAGTTAAAACGAAAAATTCGGGTATCTCCCCTGAAACTTCTCCGGTTTACCCTACCTCTAAAAGCATGGTAGCTCGGCATTATAGAGATGTGCAGCAAATATGATTAAACAAAGCTAAGAGTAAAAGAGAGAGTTTAAATATGACACTGATTCGTTGGCAACCTTTCCAAGAAATTGAAACACTACGTCGTCAAATGGATCAAGTTTTTGAAGAATTAGCAGGCAATAACCAACAGCCAGAAACATTTTGGAAGCCTGCAGTAGAGTTAAAAGATACTGAAGATAGCTTAATACTTCGGGCTGAAATTCCTGGAGTAGAAGGTAAAGATTTAGACGTTCAGGTAACAAGAGAAGCAGTAGCAATTCGCGGTGAATATCGTCGCGAACAGCAAGCTCAAGAACGCGGACTTTTCCGCAGTGAATTCCGTTATGGTAAGTTCCAGCGTGTTGTTGGTTTACCTGTTGCTGTTCAGAACGACCAAGTACAAGCTGACTTCAAGAACGGTATTTTGACCTTAACACTACCTAAAGTAACAGAAGCTCGTCGTAAAGTTGTTAAAGTCAACATTGCAGATACTTCCGCTGCTACTCCTGCAATTGCTAGCGAGCAATCTGATAATAACAATCATGTAGACACAACTGAGGCTGAACCTGCATCAGTTTGGTAGTAGCTTAGCGAATGAATTCGCTGCTAGACAAACAAAGTCCACCTTTGTGGACTTTTATTTTAGTGTGCGAAGCCACACTTCTTTTGGGTAGCCCTCCGACTGAAGTCGAGGGCTTTGGTTATTTGGGGTTTGTCTGCGATCTGTATGCTAGAGAGCGATAATTTGCTAAAGCGTGCTTTTACAATAGAGCTTTGACATCTACCCCATGGTATGAAAGTAAACCATCATAACCAAATGAAATTGTCTCAGTTGCGGATCTTAGTTGCTGTTGCAGAATGCGAGAATTTTAGTGAAGCAGCTTTGCAGTTGGAGATGTCACAATCAGCCGTTAGCCATGCGATCGCGACTTTAGAAGATCATTTAGGTGTCATCTTATTTTCGCGAGGTCGTCATGGTGCGCGTTTGACCCCAGTAGGTAAAAGAATTGTTGAACACGCCCGCGTTATTGTCAATTGTGCCGAGGAAATCACTAAAGAAGCCGAGTCAGCGAAGGGATTAAAAGGCGGACAAGTACGCATTGCTTCATTTCGCAGTGTTGCTACGCATATTTTGCCACAAGCGATCGCCGAGTTTCATCGCCATTTTCCATCGATTGCAGTTCATCTTAACGAACACGATAGCTGTGATGATGTAGAACATGCACTACGCGAAGGACGATCTGATATAGGGTTTACGCTACTACCTGCGGGTGAAAGCTTGGAAACATGGGAGCTATTGAATGATGAGTACATAGCTTTATTACCACCAAATTTCAAGTCTCAATCAAAATTAACTTGGGAGGAGTTGATTAATTATCCCTTGATAATGCATCCACTCGAAGACACCATGATGCAGCCAGTTGATGCTCATGTTCGAGCTTGCGGTTATAAATTGCAACCAGCTTACGAAGTCGAAACCGATGCTGCTATTGTAAGTTTAGTTGCGCAAGGTCTAGGTGCGACAATATTACCACGTCTAGCTGCGCAACCTATTCCAGCAAATGTGCAAATATTTAGTTTGCCAGTTCCCCTCAAACGAGTTATTGGTATTGCTGTTTTAGCAGATGCACTGCAAACACCTGCGGTTTATGCTTTTTTGGATACGATTAAACATAAATCCTTAATGGAGAATTTGTGACAAGAATTTTAACTTCACGCGCAAAGCCTACTTCATGAGTCGTGCATACCATAGTCATTTCATGAGCGGGCGATCGCGTCACTGATAGAACTTCCTAAACCACTTTGAGATTGTGTACTGATTTTGGTTCTTCAATGAGCATAACGTTGAGTTGCATTGCCAAAGCAAGAAAGAATGGGCAACGTATAAGTAGATACTTTTTTTAAATCTAGAATGATTAGCAGCGACAAACATTAAACGAATTAAAAACTCGATTGTGCAATTGCCCAAGGGAGTAGTTGCAAGAACCAAGCTTGTTTAGTCAAATGCCCAATGAAGTACAGAAACGAGATCGTTAAAGTTAAACGAGTCGTTGCAGAAACATGATGAGTGGTTAAGCAAAACCGCTGGGAACTACAACCTCGAATTGCGATTGTGCGTGCTTTACCAGGATTGGGCGATCTTTTGTGTGCCATTCCAGCATGGCGATCGCTCCGTGCAGCACTACCGCAAGCAAAAATTACTTTAATTGGTCTACCGTGGGCAAAAACTTTTGTTTCGCGTTTTAGCCAATATATTGATGAATTGTGGGAGTTTCCTGGTTATCCTGGAATTCCTGAAGTGTCACCGCAAATTACAGATTTACCAAAGTTCTTTACTCGCGTACAGCAACAAGGCTTTGATCTGGCGTTGCAGATGCACGGAAACGGTAACATTATCAACTCGTTCACTGTTTTATTAGGTGCGCAGGCGAATGCTGGATTTTACCTACCAGGACAGTATTGTCCCGATCCCGAACGCTTTTTACCTTATCCTGCTAGTGAACCGGAAGTGTGGCGACACCTACGCCTGATGGAGTTTTTAGGAATTCCCTTGCAAGGAACTGATTTGGAGTTTCCTTTAACTGAAGAGGATTTTGTTGCATTCAAGGCAATTCCTGAAGTTAAACATCTGACACGCAAAGAATATGTATGCATTCATCCTGGTGCGAGTGTAGCAGAACGACGCTGGTCAACAAAGAAGTTTGCTATCGTTGCTGATTTTCTTGTCAGACGCGGCTTGCAAGTTGTTTTAACAGGGACTACAGCCGAAATTGAAGTCACCCAAGCAGTGCGATCGCAAATGCAATATGGCGATTGTGTGATTGATTTGGCAGGACATACTAGTTTAGGTGCGATCGCCGCACTATTGAGTCAAGCAAAATTATTAGTCTGCAACGATACAGGAGTATCGCATCTCGCCGCCGCACTCAAAGTAAAAAGTGTGGTGATTTTTAGTGCTTCTGATCCTCATCGTTGGGCACCTTTAGATCGCGATCGCCACCGAATTCTGAGTACTTACTCGCATGTTTCTTGTGAAGAAGCCAGTCATCAAAAATGTTTGCGGGAAGATTGCACAATTGCGACTATCACTAAAAATTCAAATCAACGTTTGATTCCTCCAGAAGCAGTCATTACTGAAGTAGAAAATTTGTTGTCAGAGGTAACTTATGTCTGATAACTGGCAATTACAACGAGTTTTAGTCATTCAACTAGACTCAGTATCGATTGAGTTAGCATTACAAAAATTGCGTCAGTTACTTCCTGCTGCATCAATCACTTTAATGACAACTGCAAGTCAACCACCAGAATTATTTTGGATTGACGATGTTCTGATTTACAAGGAGCCAGTATTTGATAATCCTGAGCAAGAACTTAAGTTAATTGAACAACTAACGCAACGTCACTTTGACGCAGCAATTATTTTTACCACTACTCAATCACCTTATCCAATAGCTTATATGTGCTATTTGGCAGGCATTCCAATCCGTGTAGGGCGATCGCCAGAATTTGGTGGTAGCGTGCTTTCACATTGGGTGAAGTCACATTCAGATACGGATTTAGCAGATCAACAATCTTTCCTGCATCTAATATCAAGTCCGGCTAATTAATTCTAAATTAGTTTTTTTTAATCTTATACCTATGCAACCGTTACGTATTTTAACTTGGCACGTCCACGGTAACTATCTCTACTATTTGACACAAAAAAGTTGCCATCAGTTTTATCTCCCAATTAAACCTGATCGACCTGAAGGTTATGGCGGACGTCTCCCTGGATTTGCTTGGTCTGATAATGTCTGTGATGTTCCTGCACAAGAAGTTAGGAATCTCCAATTTGACTGTATTTTGTTTCAGTCACAAAAGAATTATCTAGAAGATCAATACGAGATTTTATCACCAACCCAGCGCCAACTGCCTCGGCTTTATCTCGAACACGATCCGCCGCAAGATCACCCGACAGATACCCGCCATATCGTAGACGATCCTGAAGTACTACTAATTCATGTAACTGCGTTTAATCAGTTGATGTGGGATAGTAGGCGTACTCCGACTTGTGTCATCGAGCACGGCGTTATTGTGCCGGATGACGTGCAATATAGTGGCGAACTCGAACGCGGGTTAGTGATTGTTAATAATCTGGCATCGCGAGGACGTCGCCTGGGTGCAGATATTTTTGAGCGTGTCCGCGCTGTAGTTCCTTTAGATTTAATCGGGATGAATTCTGAAGACATAGGCGGTTTAGGTGAAATAGGACACGAAGAATTACCTCAATTTGCGGCACGTTATCGTTTTTTATTTAATCCAATTCGCTATACCAGCTTAGGGCTTGCGGTGTGTGAAGCAATGAGTATTGGTTTACCCATTATTGGATTAGCAACCACAGAAATGGTCACAGTTGTAGAAAACGGATCTGGCTATGTCAACACTGATGTCACCAAGTTAATAGAAACCATGCACGAACTACTGCAACATCTTAGTAAGGCGCAATCGCTCAGTCACGGTGCCAGAATAGCAGCGCGATCGCGATTTAATATCACCCGTTTTACTCAAGATTGGAACGCAGCTTTTGCCACCTCGCAGCAACTAGCGTTTAACAAACTCGATTTAGCCCCTCATCCTTAACCTCTATGAAACGTATTGCCCTTATTAGCGAACACGCCTCACCACTGGGTACGTTTGGTGGTGCAGATAGTGGTGGTCAAAATGTTTACGTCGGTCAAGTCGCGAAGCATTTAGCTGCATTAGGGTACGAAGTTGATATCTTTACCCGCAGAGATTGCCCAAAGTTACCCGAAATTATTTCTTGGAATGGCGTACGTATTATCCACGTTCCTGCAGGTACGCCAAAATACATCTGTAAAGAAGAACTTCTTCCTTGTATGGAAGAATTTACAGCGTATGTACTGAACTTTTTTCAATCCACGCACTATGACTTGATTCATGCTAATTTTTGGATGTCAGCAATGGTTGCTACTGAGGTGAAGCGATCGCTTGGTATTCCCTTTGTCGTCACGTTTCATGCACTTGGGCGTGTCCGCCGCTTTTACCAAGGCAAAGCTGACGGTTTTCCTGATGCGCGGTTTGCGATTGAAGACCGCATTGTTGCTGAGGCAGACTTTATCATTGCAGAATGTCCTCAAGATCGAGAAGACTTGCTGTGTCTTTATCATGCCGATCCTGAAAAGATGACAACTATTCCCTGCGGCTTTGATCCCTCAGAGATTTACCCAATCGAGAAAACTGAGGCGCGGGCATTCTTAAGGCTTAATCCTACTGAACCACTGATTTTACAACTAGGAAGACTTGTACCGCGTAAAGGTGTTGATACGGCAATTTGTGGTTTTGCCAAATGGCTTCAGCAAGATCGCGTTTCAGCGCAACTCTTAATTGTGGGGGGTGAATCAGAAACACCTGATCCTAGCTTGACGCCTGAAATTGGTAGATTGAGAGCGATCGCTCGCAGACACAGTATTGAGGATCAGGTGAAATTTGTTGGTCGCAAGTGTCGCGACTTACTTAAGTATTATTACAGCGCAGCAGATGTCTTTATTACTACTCCTATTTATGAACCTTTTGGCATTACTCCTATAGAAGCAATGGCGTGTGGTACACCTGTGATTGGTTCGCGTGTTGGAGGTGTCAAGTTTACAGTTAAAGACGAGGAAACAGGGTATTTAGTACCTGCAAAAAATCCACAAGCGATCGCCGAAAAGCTCACAACTCTCTACACAAATCCACATCGCGATCGCATGAGTCAGCACGCTATACACCGCGCTCAAGAACACTTTACCTGGCAACAAGTAACGCGTGAGATTGCTGCACTTTATACAAAGATTATTCAGAAAGATAAGTTAGTAGCAAATATTACAACCTTTGCTGAAATTGACCAAAGCTTTATAGCAGCGATTGATGCATTCACGCGATCGCGTCAGCAATTAATTCCGGCAATTAGTCAAGCAGCACAGGCAATTTTTGATTGCGTCAATGCAGGTGGTAAGGTGCTTGTTTGCGGTAATGGTGGAAGCGCAGCAGATGCACAACATTTTGCTGCTGAATTAGTCGGGCGGTTTCGCACTCCTAATCGCGCTGGAGTACCGATATTAGCACTGACGGCAGATACAGCGTTTTTAACAGCATGGGCGAATGATGTTGGTTTTGAGTATGTGTTTTCACGACAGGTAGAAACTTTTGCTCAACCTGGAGATTTGTTATTGGGAATTAGTACGAGTGGGCGATCGCCAAATATGATTGCAGCTTTTGAAACTGCGCGATCGCAGCAACTACAGTGTGTTGCTTTGTTGGGTGGTAATGGAGGTGAGTTAATTAATCTAGCTGATATTGCGGTTGTTGTTCCTGCGTTTGACACACAACGCGTTCAAGAAGTGCAGATTTTTGTTTTGCATCTTTTGTGTGAGTTGGTGGAACACTATTTAGGATTGTCTGGTGGGAAGAAGATGGGGATGAACGAACCACAGAGGAGCCAGGCGAAAGGTGCGGAGGTGTCTTGCGTTGAGGAGCCACTCTCGTGCGGGGGTGGCGCTATCGTGGACTTCGTCGCCCCCCGTTGAGGGAAGTGGCGTACAACTGGCGTGCACAAAGAGTACAGAGAGAATAGAGATGCGAGCAGTGTTTCTTGATAAGGATGGTACGCTGATTGAGGATGTCCCTTACAATGTCGATCCGAAGAGGATTAAGTTTACAA
The DNA window shown above is from Gloeocapsopsis sp. IPPAS B-1203 and carries:
- a CDS encoding glycosyltransferase gives rise to the protein MKRIALISEHASPLGTFGGADSGGQNVYVGQVAKHLAALGYEVDIFTRRDCPKLPEIISWNGVRIIHVPAGTPKYICKEELLPCMEEFTAYVLNFFQSTHYDLIHANFWMSAMVATEVKRSLGIPFVVTFHALGRVRRFYQGKADGFPDARFAIEDRIVAEADFIIAECPQDREDLLCLYHADPEKMTTIPCGFDPSEIYPIEKTEARAFLRLNPTEPLILQLGRLVPRKGVDTAICGFAKWLQQDRVSAQLLIVGGESETPDPSLTPEIGRLRAIARRHSIEDQVKFVGRKCRDLLKYYYSAADVFITTPIYEPFGITPIEAMACGTPVIGSRVGGVKFTVKDEETGYLVPAKNPQAIAEKLTTLYTNPHRDRMSQHAIHRAQEHFTWQQVTREIAALYTKIIQKDKLVANITTFAEIDQSFIAAIDAFTRSRQQLIPAISQAAQAIFDCVNAGGKVLVCGNGGSAADAQHFAAELVGRFRTPNRAGVPILALTADTAFLTAWANDVGFEYVFSRQVETFAQPGDLLLGISTSGRSPNMIAAFETARSQQLQCVALLGGNGGELINLADIAVVVPAFDTQRVQEVQIFVLHLLCELVEHYLGLSGGKKMGMNEPQRSQAKGAEVSCVEEPLSCGGGAIVDFVAPR